A single window of Rhizobium indicum DNA harbors:
- a CDS encoding carbohydrate ABC transporter permease, with product MTAIGSYFKIGPARLFVHAAVLLIVIIWLIPTLGIFVSALRDKDQIVVSGWWTAFVGSTQTAAVRLGTPDQQKQEGASYVISGNVLEGQAGRAVKAFGNRIQQPAAFKAGETADLGDGETLQINSDGSYRYVKNTAFSPDQRPKRIYASVSAPPEFTLQNYNTVLRGEGIGQSFINSLTVTIPATIIPILIAAFAAYALSWMEFPGRGLLIALVVGLIVVPLQMSLIPLLRLYNEIGNMLGQPSKTYPGIWLAHTAFGMPLAIYLLRAYIAGLPKEIIESARVDGASDFEIFVRIVLPLSFPALASFAIFQFLWVWNDLLVAMVFLGTDKDHIVLTGSLNALLGSRGGNWEILTASAFVTIIVPLLVFFGLQRYLVRGLLAGSVKGG from the coding sequence ATGACCGCTATCGGAAGTTACTTCAAGATAGGCCCCGCCCGTCTCTTTGTTCACGCAGCCGTTCTGCTGATCGTCATCATCTGGCTCATCCCGACACTCGGCATCTTCGTCAGCGCGCTGCGCGACAAGGACCAGATCGTCGTCTCCGGCTGGTGGACGGCCTTCGTCGGCTCGACGCAAACCGCCGCGGTCCGCCTCGGTACACCCGACCAGCAAAAGCAAGAGGGCGCCAGCTACGTCATCTCGGGCAATGTGCTGGAAGGTCAGGCCGGCCGGGCGGTGAAGGCCTTCGGCAACCGCATACAGCAGCCGGCCGCCTTTAAGGCCGGGGAGACCGCCGATCTCGGCGACGGTGAAACCCTGCAGATCAACAGCGATGGCAGCTACCGCTATGTGAAGAACACCGCCTTTTCGCCCGACCAACGCCCGAAGCGCATCTATGCATCCGTCTCGGCGCCGCCGGAATTCACGCTGCAGAACTACAATACGGTTCTAAGAGGCGAGGGTATCGGCCAGTCCTTCATCAACTCGCTGACCGTGACGATCCCGGCGACGATCATCCCGATCCTGATTGCCGCTTTCGCCGCCTATGCGCTCAGCTGGATGGAATTTCCCGGCCGCGGGCTGCTGATTGCGCTCGTCGTTGGCCTCATCGTCGTGCCGCTGCAGATGTCGCTGATCCCGCTGCTGCGCCTCTACAACGAGATCGGCAACATGCTCGGCCAGCCGTCGAAGACCTATCCCGGCATCTGGCTTGCCCATACCGCTTTCGGCATGCCGCTCGCCATCTATCTCTTGCGGGCCTATATCGCCGGCCTGCCGAAGGAGATCATCGAATCCGCCCGCGTCGACGGCGCGAGTGATTTCGAGATCTTCGTCCGCATCGTTTTGCCACTGTCCTTCCCGGCACTCGCCTCCTTCGCCATCTTCCAGTTCCTGTGGGTGTGGAACGACTTGCTCGTCGCCATGGTCTTCCTCGGCACCGACAAGGACCACATCGTGCTGACCGGCAGCCTGAACGCGCTGCTCGGCTCGCGCGGTGGCAATTGGGAGATTTTGACGGCGTCAGCCTTCGTCACCATCATCGTGCCGCTGCTCGTCTTCTTCGGGCTTCAGCGTTACCTGGTGCGCGGTCTGCTGGCGGGTTCGGTCAAGGGAGGCTGA
- a CDS encoding LacI family DNA-binding transcriptional regulator, whose protein sequence is MNLKQLSQLLGLSQTTVSRALNGYPEVNEATRERVLQAVKETGYRPNKAAQRLATGKAGSIGLVMPTAPGHQSDVHFGEFLAGLGEEAVRHDFHFVIMPADPDDEVAALRRLAISGNVDALFVAYMRGHDPRLAMLKSLSMPYVVHGRSFGSEPDYPYLDIDNEGAFYDATRLLLQLGHTRFALMNGPMHLDFAIRRKNGVVSALAERGLTLEEGCMSHALMTDEQGLLAMERFLQLPERPTAILCSSTVLALGAIRAVNQAGLRLGEDISLIAHDDVLPLLKPESFSVPLTTTRSSLRAAGVRIAQRLIGTVKQAGPFPDQELWKTELIVRASTGPVPQA, encoded by the coding sequence GTGAATCTCAAACAGCTATCGCAATTGCTGGGGCTGTCTCAGACGACGGTGAGCCGGGCGCTCAACGGCTATCCCGAGGTCAACGAGGCAACCCGGGAGCGCGTGCTTCAGGCTGTCAAGGAAACCGGATACAGGCCGAACAAGGCGGCGCAGCGGCTTGCGACCGGCAAGGCAGGCTCGATCGGCCTCGTCATGCCGACGGCGCCCGGCCACCAGTCCGACGTGCATTTCGGTGAATTCCTGGCCGGGCTCGGCGAAGAGGCCGTGCGCCACGATTTCCACTTCGTGATCATGCCTGCCGACCCGGATGACGAGGTGGCGGCGCTGCGCCGCCTTGCGATCAGCGGCAATGTCGATGCGCTGTTCGTTGCCTATATGCGCGGCCACGACCCGCGGCTCGCCATGCTGAAATCGCTCTCCATGCCCTATGTCGTGCACGGCCGGTCCTTCGGTTCGGAGCCGGACTATCCCTATCTCGACATCGACAATGAAGGCGCCTTCTACGATGCGACGCGGCTCTTGCTGCAGCTCGGCCATACGCGCTTTGCGCTGATGAATGGACCGATGCATCTCGATTTCGCCATCCGCAGGAAGAACGGCGTCGTATCGGCCCTTGCCGAGCGCGGGCTCACGCTCGAGGAGGGTTGCATGAGCCACGCGCTGATGACGGACGAACAAGGCCTGCTGGCGATGGAACGCTTCCTGCAATTGCCGGAGCGGCCGACGGCGATCCTCTGCTCCAGCACGGTGCTGGCGCTCGGCGCGATCCGCGCGGTCAACCAGGCCGGATTGCGGCTCGGTGAGGATATCTCGCTGATCGCCCATGACGACGTGCTGCCGTTGCTGAAACCGGAAAGCTTTTCCGTGCCGCTGACGACGACACGCTCTTCACTGCGGGCGGCGGGCGTTCGCATCGCGCAGCGGCTGATCGGCACGGTCAAGCAGGCCGGCCCCTTCCCCGACCAGGAGCTCTGGAAGACCGAGCTGATCGTCAGGGCCTCGACCGGTCCCGTTCCCCAGGCCTAG
- the folD gene encoding bifunctional methylenetetrahydrofolate dehydrogenase/methenyltetrahydrofolate cyclohydrolase FolD — protein MTTVIDGKNVAASVIQTVKSATAALEKSSGVTTGLAVVIVGDDPASHAYVGSKGRMAKECGFKSVQHTLPADTKQEDLAALVAALNADPSIHGILVQLPLPKPLDSEAIIQSILPEKDVDGLSVVNAGKLATGDLKTGLVSCTPAGAMVFVRRTHGEDLSGLNAVVIGRSNLFGKPMAQLLLNANATVTIAHSRTKNLAEVCRNADILVAAVGRPEMVRADWVKPGATVIDVGINRVAAPERGEGKTRLVGDVAFEEVSAVASAITPVPGGVGPMTIAMLMANTVIAAHRTAGQTPPQF, from the coding sequence GTGACGACAGTAATCGACGGAAAGAACGTAGCTGCATCGGTCATTCAGACGGTCAAGAGTGCGACGGCGGCGCTGGAAAAGAGCAGCGGCGTCACCACCGGCCTTGCGGTCGTTATCGTCGGCGACGACCCGGCAAGCCACGCCTATGTCGGCTCCAAGGGGCGAATGGCCAAGGAGTGCGGCTTCAAGTCCGTTCAGCACACGCTGCCGGCCGACACGAAGCAGGAGGATCTGGCAGCTCTCGTCGCTGCCCTCAACGCCGATCCGTCGATCCACGGCATTCTGGTGCAGCTGCCCTTGCCGAAGCCGCTCGACAGCGAGGCGATCATCCAGTCGATCCTGCCGGAAAAGGATGTCGACGGTCTGAGCGTCGTCAACGCCGGCAAGCTTGCCACCGGCGATCTGAAGACCGGACTGGTCTCCTGCACCCCGGCCGGCGCCATGGTCTTCGTCCGCCGCACCCATGGCGAGGATCTCTCCGGCCTCAACGCCGTCGTCATCGGCCGCTCCAACCTGTTCGGCAAGCCGATGGCGCAATTGCTGCTCAACGCCAATGCGACGGTGACGATTGCGCATTCCAGGACCAAGAATCTGGCCGAGGTCTGCCGTAACGCCGATATCCTGGTGGCCGCCGTCGGCCGGCCGGAGATGGTCAGGGCCGATTGGGTAAAGCCCGGTGCAACGGTCATCGACGTCGGCATCAATCGGGTGGCAGCCCCCGAAAGAGGCGAGGGCAAGACCCGGCTCGTCGGCGACGTCGCCTTCGAGGAGGTCTCGGCGGTCGCCAGCGCCATTACCCCGGTTCCCGGCGGCGTCGGGCCGATGACCATCGCCATGCTGATGGCCAACACGGTCATTGCCGCCCATCGCACGGCAGGGCAGACACCGCCGCAGTTTTGA
- a CDS encoding ABC transporter substrate-binding protein: MKKSFLMGVAVAALFAGAASAAELKFAPGQDAKFNWKSYDEFKAAHADLKGQPLTIFGPWRGEDEAFFMSVLAYFTEATGIDAKYSSSENYEQQIVIDTQAGSPPNIAVLPQPGLLADLASKGFLTPLGDDNSKWIKDNYGAGDSWVGYGTYKGKDGKEAFYAFPYKADVKSLVWYVPENFEEAGYKIPTTMEELHALTDQIVKDGGVPWCIGLGSGGATGWPATDWVEDIMLRMQPPEAYDKWTTNELKFTDPAVVAAIDEFGKFAKNAKYVDGGVAAVASTDFRDSPKGLFAVPPKCYMHHQASFIPSFFPEGTKLGQDADFFYMPTFASHPELGKPVLGAGTLVSIAKDSKTARAFIDFLKTPIAHEVWMAQSSFLTPYKSVSTEAYANPQMKKEGDILTSATTFRFDGSDLMPGKIGAGAFWTGMVDFVGGKSAEEAAGEIQSAWDGIK; the protein is encoded by the coding sequence ATGAAAAAGTCATTTTTGATGGGCGTTGCCGTGGCAGCGCTTTTTGCCGGTGCTGCATCTGCGGCCGAACTGAAATTTGCGCCGGGGCAGGATGCCAAGTTCAACTGGAAGAGCTATGACGAATTCAAGGCTGCGCATGCCGATCTGAAGGGTCAGCCGCTGACGATCTTCGGGCCGTGGCGCGGCGAGGACGAGGCGTTCTTCATGAGCGTGCTTGCCTACTTCACCGAAGCCACCGGCATCGATGCCAAATACTCTTCTTCCGAAAACTACGAACAGCAGATCGTCATCGACACGCAGGCGGGCTCGCCGCCGAACATTGCCGTTCTGCCGCAGCCGGGCCTCCTGGCCGATCTCGCCAGCAAGGGCTTCCTGACGCCGCTCGGCGATGACAACTCCAAGTGGATCAAGGACAATTACGGCGCCGGCGACAGCTGGGTCGGTTACGGCACCTACAAGGGCAAGGATGGCAAGGAAGCCTTCTACGCCTTCCCGTATAAGGCCGACGTAAAGTCGCTCGTCTGGTACGTGCCGGAGAATTTCGAGGAAGCCGGTTACAAGATCCCGACGACCATGGAAGAGCTGCATGCCCTGACCGACCAGATCGTCAAGGACGGCGGCGTTCCCTGGTGCATCGGTCTCGGTTCCGGCGGCGCCACCGGCTGGCCGGCGACCGACTGGGTCGAGGACATCATGCTGCGCATGCAGCCGCCGGAAGCCTACGACAAGTGGACGACCAACGAGCTGAAGTTCACCGATCCGGCCGTCGTTGCCGCGATCGACGAGTTCGGCAAGTTCGCCAAGAACGCGAAGTACGTCGATGGCGGCGTCGCAGCTGTGGCCTCGACCGATTTCCGCGACAGCCCGAAGGGCCTCTTCGCGGTTCCGCCGAAGTGCTACATGCACCATCAGGCCTCGTTCATCCCGTCCTTCTTCCCTGAAGGCACGAAGCTCGGTCAGGATGCCGACTTCTTCTACATGCCGACCTTTGCTTCGCATCCCGAACTCGGCAAGCCGGTTCTCGGCGCCGGCACGCTCGTCTCGATCGCCAAGGACTCGAAGACGGCCCGCGCCTTCATCGACTTCCTGAAGACCCCGATCGCCCATGAGGTCTGGATGGCGCAGTCGAGCTTCCTGACGCCATATAAGAGCGTCAGCACCGAGGCCTATGCCAACCCACAGATGAAGAAGGAAGGCGATATCCTGACGTCGGCCACCACCTTCCGCTTCGACGGTTCCGACCTGATGCCGGGCAAGATCGGCGCCGGCGCCTTTTGGACGGGCATGGTCGATTTCGTCGGTGGCAAGTCCGCTGAAGAGGCCGCTGGCGAAATCCAGAGCGCCTGGGACGGCATCAAGTAA
- a CDS encoding ABC transporter ATP-binding protein, with amino-acid sequence MTGLTLKDIRKSYGSVDVLHGIDLDIKQGEFIVFVGPSGCGKSTLLRMIAGLEAITGGEMYIDGHLVNDVPPSKRGIAMVFQSYALYPHMTVFDNMAFGMKIAGESKQEIARRVKAAAESLQLTQYLGRLPKALSGGQRQRVAIGRAICRDPKVFLFDEPLSNLDAALRVATRIEIARLNEQMADTTMIYVTHDQVEAMTLADRIVVLSAGNIEQVGAPLDLYERPANLFVAKFIGSPAMNIIPATIAGTGSQTTVTLTGGMSVTLDVATDASEMGKQASFGVRPEDLRVADGADYLFEGEVSIVEALGEVTLLYIEGLVPGEPIVVKLPGIYDVKKGQRMRFAADRQKLHLFDATGHTYRK; translated from the coding sequence ATGACTGGACTGACGCTGAAGGATATCCGCAAATCCTACGGTTCCGTGGACGTTCTCCACGGTATCGACCTTGATATCAAGCAGGGCGAATTCATCGTCTTCGTCGGTCCGTCCGGCTGTGGCAAGTCCACGCTTCTGCGCATGATCGCCGGTCTCGAGGCGATCACCGGCGGTGAGATGTATATCGACGGCCATCTCGTCAATGACGTGCCGCCCTCCAAGCGCGGCATCGCCATGGTCTTCCAGTCCTATGCGCTCTACCCGCATATGACCGTGTTCGATAACATGGCGTTCGGCATGAAGATCGCCGGCGAAAGCAAGCAGGAAATCGCTCGTCGCGTCAAAGCGGCGGCCGAGAGCCTGCAGCTGACCCAATATCTCGGTCGCCTGCCGAAGGCGCTTTCCGGCGGCCAGCGCCAGCGCGTGGCGATCGGCCGCGCCATCTGCCGCGATCCGAAGGTCTTCCTGTTCGACGAGCCGCTGTCCAACCTCGATGCCGCGCTGCGCGTCGCGACCCGCATCGAGATCGCCCGCCTGAACGAACAGATGGCCGATACGACGATGATCTACGTTACCCACGACCAGGTCGAGGCGATGACGCTGGCTGATCGCATCGTCGTTCTCTCCGCCGGCAATATCGAGCAGGTCGGCGCGCCGCTGGACCTCTACGAGCGCCCGGCAAACCTCTTCGTCGCGAAATTCATCGGCTCGCCGGCGATGAACATCATTCCGGCGACGATCGCCGGAACCGGAAGCCAGACGACCGTGACGCTGACCGGCGGCATGTCGGTGACCCTCGATGTGGCAACCGATGCGTCCGAAATGGGCAAGCAGGCAAGCTTCGGCGTTCGTCCGGAGGATCTCCGGGTTGCCGATGGCGCCGACTACCTGTTTGAAGGTGAAGTGTCGATCGTCGAAGCGCTCGGTGAAGTGACCCTGCTTTATATCGAGGGCCTGGTTCCGGGCGAGCCGATCGTCGTCAAGCTGCCCGGCATCTATGATGTGAAGAAGGGCCAGAGGATGCGGTTTGCCGCTGACAGGCAGAAGTTGCATCTCTTTGACGCAACCGGCCATACCTACCGGAAATGA
- a CDS encoding alpha-glucosidase, whose protein sequence is MNVASQSISTPDKDWWRGAVIYQIYPRSYQDSNGDGIGDLKGITARLPHVASLGVDAIWISPFFTSPMRDFGYDVSDYENVDSIFGTLVDFDTMIAEAHRLGIRVMIDLVISHSSDQHPWFVQSRSSKTNAKADWYVWADAKPDGTPPNNWLSIFGGSAWAWDPTRMQYYMHNFLTSQPDMNLHNPEVQDRLLDVVRFWLNRGVDGFRLDTINFYFHDTQLRDNPALAPERRNASTAPAVNPYNFQEHLYDKNRPENLAFLKRFRAVLEEFPAIAAVGEVGDSQRGLEIVGEYTSGNDKMHMCYAFEFLAPDPLTPERVEEVMQDFEAAAPDGWACWAFSNHDVMRHVSRWGGLVADHDAFAKLYASLLMTMRGSVCLYQGEELALTEADLAYQDLQDPYGIQFWPEFKGRDGCRTPMVWDSQVAQGGFSTVKPWLPVPVEHILRAVSVQLGDEASVLEHYRRFIAFRKLHPAFAKGEIEFEEQQGDSLVFTREYGNEKLLCIFNMSPTEAAVILPAGEWQALTGHGFTSNNYGDKIDIPAWGAYFARLA, encoded by the coding sequence ATGAACGTGGCTTCCCAATCGATCTCGACCCCTGACAAGGACTGGTGGCGCGGCGCGGTGATCTATCAGATCTATCCGCGCTCTTACCAAGATTCGAACGGTGACGGCATCGGCGACCTCAAGGGCATCACCGCCCGCCTGCCGCATGTGGCAAGCCTTGGCGTCGATGCGATCTGGATCTCGCCTTTCTTCACCTCGCCGATGCGCGATTTCGGTTATGACGTTTCCGACTACGAGAACGTCGATTCGATCTTCGGCACGCTGGTGGATTTCGACACGATGATCGCCGAGGCCCATCGCCTCGGCATCCGCGTGATGATTGACCTCGTCATCTCCCACAGCTCGGATCAGCATCCCTGGTTCGTGCAAAGCCGCTCCAGCAAGACCAACGCCAAGGCCGACTGGTATGTCTGGGCGGACGCCAAACCGGACGGCACGCCGCCGAACAACTGGCTGTCGATCTTCGGCGGCTCGGCATGGGCGTGGGATCCGACGCGCATGCAATATTACATGCACAATTTTCTGACCTCGCAGCCGGACATGAACCTGCATAACCCGGAAGTGCAGGACCGTCTGCTCGATGTCGTGCGCTTCTGGCTCAATCGCGGCGTCGACGGCTTCCGCCTCGACACCATCAATTTTTATTTTCATGACACGCAGCTGCGCGACAATCCGGCGCTTGCGCCCGAACGCCGCAACGCCTCGACGGCGCCGGCGGTCAATCCCTATAATTTCCAGGAGCATCTCTATGACAAGAACCGGCCCGAAAACCTTGCTTTCCTGAAGCGCTTTCGCGCCGTTCTCGAGGAGTTCCCGGCGATCGCCGCCGTCGGCGAAGTCGGCGACAGCCAGCGCGGCCTTGAAATCGTCGGCGAATACACCTCCGGCAACGACAAGATGCACATGTGCTACGCCTTCGAATTCCTGGCGCCCGATCCGCTGACGCCGGAGCGTGTCGAGGAGGTGATGCAGGATTTCGAAGCCGCCGCACCCGATGGCTGGGCCTGCTGGGCCTTCTCCAATCACGACGTCATGCGCCATGTCAGCCGCTGGGGCGGGCTGGTCGCCGATCACGACGCCTTTGCCAAGCTTTACGCCTCGTTGCTGATGACCATGCGCGGCTCCGTCTGCCTCTATCAGGGCGAGGAGCTGGCGCTGACCGAGGCCGATCTCGCCTATCAGGATCTGCAGGACCCCTATGGCATCCAGTTCTGGCCGGAATTCAAGGGCCGCGATGGCTGCCGCACGCCGATGGTCTGGGACAGCCAGGTCGCCCAGGGCGGCTTCTCGACGGTCAAGCCCTGGCTGCCGGTGCCGGTCGAGCATATCCTGCGTGCCGTCAGCGTCCAGCTGGGCGACGAGGCTTCCGTGCTGGAGCACTATCGCCGCTTCATCGCTTTCCGCAAGCTGCACCCGGCTTTTGCCAAGGGCGAGATCGAATTCGAGGAACAACAGGGCGATAGCCTGGTCTTCACCCGTGAATACGGCAACGAGAAGCTGCTTTGCATCTTCAACATGAGCCCGACCGAGGCCGCCGTCATTCTGCCTGCGGGAGAATGGCAGGCATTGACGGGCCACGGCTTTACCAGCAACAACTATGGCGACAAGATCGATATTCCGGCCTGGGGGGCGTATTTCGCCCGTCTTGCCTAA
- the pgl gene encoding 6-phosphogluconolactonase — protein MASTLHSFASAADLAGSLADKVADTLSAAIAARGTASIAVSGGSTPKVFFQALSTRDIAWDKVTITLVDERFVPADNPRSNHLLVDANLLQNKAKAARFLPLYQDAASAEEAARLATEKTRAISSPFDIVILGMGGDGHTASFFPGGSNLAKAIDASTPRGIITMEAEGAGEPRLTFTFSSLQDAALLVLHIEGEGKKDVLAKAEGSGDEAEMPIRAVLRRATSPVEIYWAP, from the coding sequence ATGGCATCGACCCTGCATTCCTTCGCCAGCGCCGCAGACCTCGCCGGCAGTCTCGCCGACAAGGTCGCCGATACACTTTCGGCGGCGATTGCCGCCCGCGGAACGGCGTCCATCGCCGTTTCCGGCGGCTCCACGCCGAAGGTCTTCTTCCAGGCGCTTTCGACGCGCGACATCGCCTGGGACAAGGTGACGATCACGCTTGTCGACGAACGTTTCGTGCCGGCCGACAATCCGCGCTCGAACCATCTGCTGGTCGATGCCAATCTGCTGCAGAACAAGGCAAAAGCGGCACGCTTCCTGCCGCTCTATCAGGACGCTGCCTCCGCGGAGGAGGCGGCAAGGCTCGCAACCGAGAAGACCAGGGCGATCAGTTCACCCTTCGACATCGTCATCCTCGGCATGGGTGGCGATGGACACACCGCCTCGTTCTTTCCCGGCGGCAGCAATCTTGCCAAGGCGATCGATGCATCGACGCCGCGCGGCATCATCACCATGGAAGCGGAAGGAGCCGGCGAGCCGCGCCTGACCTTCACCTTCTCCAGTCTTCAGGATGCCGCACTCCTGGTTCTCCATATTGAGGGCGAAGGCAAAAAAGACGTTCTCGCCAAGGCGGAAGGCAGCGGTGACGAGGCAGAAATGCCGATCCGCGCCGTTCTGCGCCGGGCCACTTCCCCGGTCGAGATCTACTGGGCTCCCTGA
- a CDS encoding carbohydrate ABC transporter permease, with the protein MLLQIVSALGVVFAAVIACSAYFYFSNKILDMALPVKDGDIRAASRNLNRRALVRPWLFIGPALFLLVVYLVYPVVATFILSFYDRAGLQFVGLANYKWALGDREFRQSIFNNILWLAVVPAACTFFGLVIAVMTDRIWWGNIAKSIVFMPMAISFVGASVIWKFIYEYRGGNDVQIGLLNAIVQTFGGTPEVWISIPFWNNFFLMIILIWIQTGFAMVILSAALRGIPEETIEAAVIDGANGWQIFWRIMVPQIWGSIAVVWTTITILVLKVFDIVLTMTNGQWQTMVLANLMFDWMFRGGGDSGRSAVIAIIIMLAVTPIMVWNVRRANRELKGH; encoded by the coding sequence ATGCTGTTGCAGATAGTGTCCGCTTTGGGCGTCGTGTTCGCCGCCGTGATCGCGTGTTCGGCCTATTTCTATTTTTCAAATAAGATTCTGGACATGGCTCTGCCGGTGAAGGATGGCGACATCCGAGCGGCATCGCGCAATCTGAACCGCCGCGCGCTCGTCCGGCCATGGCTGTTCATCGGCCCGGCGCTCTTCCTGCTCGTCGTCTACCTCGTCTATCCCGTGGTTGCGACCTTCATCCTCTCCTTCTACGACCGCGCCGGTCTGCAGTTCGTCGGCCTCGCCAATTACAAATGGGCGCTCGGTGACCGCGAATTCCGCCAGTCGATCTTCAACAACATCCTCTGGCTCGCCGTGGTGCCGGCTGCCTGCACCTTCTTCGGCCTCGTCATCGCCGTGATGACCGATCGCATCTGGTGGGGCAATATCGCCAAGAGCATCGTCTTCATGCCGATGGCGATCTCCTTCGTCGGCGCCTCGGTCATCTGGAAATTCATCTATGAATATCGCGGCGGCAACGATGTCCAGATCGGCCTGCTGAACGCCATCGTTCAGACCTTCGGCGGCACGCCGGAGGTGTGGATCTCCATTCCCTTCTGGAACAACTTCTTCCTGATGATCATCCTGATCTGGATCCAGACCGGTTTCGCGATGGTCATCCTGTCGGCGGCTCTTCGCGGCATTCCGGAAGAGACGATCGAAGCCGCCGTCATCGACGGCGCCAATGGCTGGCAGATCTTCTGGCGCATCATGGTGCCGCAGATCTGGGGCTCCATCGCCGTCGTCTGGACGACGATCACTATCCTCGTCCTCAAGGTCTTCGACATCGTGCTGACCATGACCAACGGCCAGTGGCAGACGATGGTGCTGGCGAACCTGATGTTCGACTGGATGTTCCGCGGTGGCGGTGATTCCGGCCGAAGTGCGGTCATCGCCATCATCATCATGCTCGCCGTCACGCCGATCATGGTTTGGAACGTGCGCCGCGCCAATCGCGAATTGAAGGGCCACTGA
- the edd gene encoding phosphogluconate dehydratase: MSAHARISAITDRIVERSKPSRERYLERLRAAASKGVARSVLGCANLAHGFAVCSPADKDALAGDRIPNLGIITAYNDMLSAHQPFETYPAIIREAAAEAGGVAQVAGGVPAMCDGVTQGQPGMELSLFSRDLIAMSAGVGLSHNMFDAALFLGVCDKIVPGLVIAALSFGHLPSIFVPAGPMTTGLPNDEKSRVRQLFAEGKVGRAELLEAESKSYHGPGTCTFYGTANSNQMLMEIMGFHMPGSSFINPGTPLREALTREAAKRALAITALGNEFTPAGEMIDERSVVNGVVGLHATGGSTNHTLHLVAMARAAGIQLTWQDIAELSEVVPLLARVYPNGLADVNHFQAAGGMGFLIKELLKHGLVHDDVRTVFGHGLQAYTVDARLGENGAVLREPSPEKSVDPKVLSSIETPFQANGGLKMLRGNLGKAVIKISAVKPERHIIEAPAIIFHSQQELQDAFKEGKLNRDFIAVVRFQGPKANGMPELHKLTPPLGVLQDRGFRVALLTDGRMSGASGKVPAAIHVTPEAVDGGPIARIREGDIIRLDAIKGTLELLVDAADLAEREPVVVDLSDNEFGMGRELFAPFRRAVGPSDQGASVLFHH; this comes from the coding sequence ATGTCCGCTCACGCACGCATTTCTGCGATCACCGATCGCATCGTCGAACGCTCGAAACCAAGCCGCGAGCGCTACCTTGAACGCCTGCGCGCCGCCGCTTCCAAGGGTGTCGCGCGCTCGGTGCTTGGCTGCGCCAACCTTGCCCATGGCTTCGCGGTCTGTTCCCCCGCCGACAAGGATGCGCTCGCCGGCGACCGCATCCCCAATCTCGGCATCATCACCGCCTATAACGACATGCTCTCAGCCCACCAGCCGTTCGAGACCTATCCGGCGATCATCCGCGAGGCGGCAGCCGAGGCAGGCGGCGTGGCGCAGGTGGCAGGCGGCGTGCCGGCGATGTGCGACGGCGTCACCCAGGGACAGCCCGGCATGGAGCTCTCGCTCTTCTCGCGCGACCTGATCGCCATGTCGGCGGGCGTCGGCCTGTCGCACAACATGTTCGATGCCGCCCTCTTCCTCGGCGTCTGCGACAAGATCGTGCCCGGTCTGGTGATCGCGGCGCTCTCTTTCGGGCACCTGCCGTCGATCTTCGTTCCGGCTGGCCCGATGACCACAGGCCTGCCGAACGACGAGAAGTCGCGCGTGCGCCAGCTCTTTGCCGAGGGCAAAGTCGGACGCGCCGAACTGCTGGAGGCGGAATCGAAATCCTATCACGGTCCCGGCACCTGCACCTTCTACGGCACCGCCAATTCCAACCAGATGCTGATGGAAATCATGGGCTTCCACATGCCCGGCTCGTCCTTCATCAATCCCGGCACGCCGCTGCGCGAAGCGCTGACGCGCGAAGCCGCCAAGCGGGCGCTGGCGATCACCGCGCTCGGCAACGAATTCACGCCGGCGGGCGAGATGATCGACGAGCGCTCGGTCGTCAACGGCGTCGTCGGCCTGCATGCGACCGGCGGCTCGACCAATCATACGCTGCACCTCGTCGCCATGGCGCGGGCAGCCGGCATCCAGCTCACCTGGCAGGACATTGCCGAGCTTTCGGAAGTCGTCCCGCTGCTTGCCCGCGTCTATCCGAACGGACTTGCCGACGTGAACCATTTCCAGGCGGCCGGCGGCATGGGTTTCCTCATCAAGGAACTGCTGAAGCACGGCCTGGTGCATGACGACGTGCGCACCGTCTTCGGCCACGGTCTCCAAGCCTATACCGTCGATGCCCGACTCGGTGAAAACGGCGCCGTCCTGCGCGAGCCGTCGCCGGAAAAAAGCGTCGATCCCAAAGTGCTTTCCAGCATCGAAACGCCGTTCCAGGCGAATGGCGGGCTGAAGATGCTGCGCGGCAATCTCGGCAAGGCGGTCATCAAAATCTCCGCCGTCAAGCCCGAGCGCCACATCATCGAGGCCCCGGCAATCATCTTTCACAGCCAGCAGGAGCTGCAGGACGCTTTCAAGGAAGGTAAGCTCAACCGCGATTTCATCGCCGTCGTGCGCTTCCAGGGCCCGAAGGCGAACGGCATGCCGGAACTGCACAAGCTGACGCCGCCGCTCGGCGTGCTGCAGGACCGCGGCTTCCGCGTGGCGCTGCTCACCGACGGGCGCATGTCCGGCGCTTCCGGCAAGGTGCCGGCGGCGATCCACGTCACGCCGGAAGCGGTCGACGGCGGTCCGATCGCCCGTATTCGCGAGGGCGACATCATTCGCCTCGACGCGATCAAGGGCACGCTCGAGCTGCTCGTCGATGCCGCGGATTTGGCCGAGCGCGAACCTGTCGTCGTCGATCTCTCCGACAATGAATTCGGCATGGGCCGCGAGCTCTTCGCGCCGTTCCGTCGCGCCGTTGGACCTTCGGACCAGGGTGCGAGCGTACTCTTCCACCACTGA